The Patescibacteria group bacterium genome window below encodes:
- a CDS encoding GerMN domain-containing protein, with translation MNKTILVILVVMIVAAAAIFGVRFFSEEDSWICENGEWVKHGNPSAAKPNEGCGILLVNQPANTNAEETMTVKVFFGNSIFDPEVLDCQKNFAVERTIPKTEAVARAALEQLLSGPTDAEKAEGYFTSINPGVKIQSLVVANGIANVDFDEQLEFQVGGSCRVAAIASQIRETLKQFPTVTDVVISINGRTEDILQP, from the coding sequence ATGAACAAAACAATTCTAGTTATTTTAGTAGTTATGATTGTTGCCGCAGCAGCAATTTTTGGTGTGAGATTTTTTAGTGAAGAAGACAGCTGGATTTGCGAAAATGGCGAATGGGTAAAGCACGGAAATCCGAGCGCGGCAAAACCAAATGAAGGTTGCGGTATTCTGCTGGTAAATCAGCCGGCAAACACGAACGCAGAAGAAACGATGACTGTGAAAGTATTTTTTGGGAACAGCATTTTTGACCCGGAAGTTTTGGATTGCCAGAAAAATTTCGCGGTAGAAAGAACAATTCCGAAAACTGAAGCTGTGGCGCGCGCCGCATTAGAGCAACTTTTATCCGGGCCAACTGACGCCGAAAAAGCAGAAGGATATTTTACGAGCATTAATCCGGGAGTGAAGATCCAGAGTTTGGTTGTGGCGAACGGCATCGCCAATGTTGATTTTGATGAGCAATTGGAATTTCAGGTCGGCGGATCATGCCGGGTTGCGGCTATCGCGTCGCAAATCAGGGAAACTTTAAAACAATTTCCGACCGTGACGGACGTGGTGATTTCCATTAATGGACGAACTGAAGATATTTTGCAACCATAA